The window CGTCAGCACCGCCTTGCGCTCGTAGGCGGGGAGGTGGCGCATGGGGGCTTCGGCCGCGTGGGCAGAGGCGATCGCCTGCTCGATGATGCCACGATCCGCATTGGCGACGCGGGTCGCCGGAAGCCCAGTGTACTTGTCCGCAACCACGAGATCCTGATTTGGGCTTTCAGGTCGGTTTGCCAGGTACAATGGATACGATGACTTGAGCATGGGATGCCTTTTCGTTGTGGACCTTCGCTTCGCAGAAATGAGCACAGGATCCGATGCATGTTATGCAAAGCCGTGTGCGTTGCAATTGGCACGCTCAACCTACTGGTGAGGGGGGATGACCACTGGCTGAATTGCGCCATGGCGGGGCAATCTCCTGCTTCGGTAGAAATGCGACCCATGGAATAATTGAACGCGCGCCGGGCTTGCGATTTCACGATATTTGCTGGTGGAAATCAGCGCCATCGGGCGCGTTTCGATTGGCAAACTCATGATGCCCCGGCAACGTCGCGTCATCTCATGTGCCTGCGCTCGCGCATCGCCGAATTCAGTCTCCGCCCTGTGCTGCGTTCTGCCGGGCTGACGGGCCGATTGCCATGGGTAGTGTGCCTGCTGCTTTCGGCTGCGTGCGTCTGCAAGGCGCAGCGGCGGATTGATTTTCGCTGGGACGTCCTGCCGATCCTTTCAGACGCCTGCTTTCGCTGTCATGGCCCTGATGAACCAAAACGTGAGGCAAAGCTGAGGCTCGATACAAGGGATGGAATCTTTCGAACGCATGAGGGAGTCACTGTGGTGCAGCCGGGAAGGCCGGGCGGCAGCGCCCTGATTCAGCGGGTGAAAAGCCGGGATCCTGAGAAGGTGATGCCACCGCGGAATGCGGTTCGGCAACTCACATCCCTGGAGATCGCCACACTTGAACGATGGGTCGCTGACGGTGCCCCATGGTCGGGACACTGGGCGTTCGCACCCATTGAGAAGCCGTCCCCACCGGTCAGGAGTGGAAGGAACATGACGCCCATGGACAGCTTTGTGATCGATCGACTCATGCGCGAGAAATGGGCGCTTTCGCCGGAAGCGGATCGCGAACGGCTCCTTCGCCGAGTCAGCCTGGACATCACCGGACTCCCGCCAACGCCGGCGGAGCGTGCGGCATTTCTCGCCGATGAATCGACCGATGCCTATGAGCGGGTGGTGGACCGGCTGCTTGCCTCGCCCCGGTATGGCGAGCGCATGGCTGCGGAATGGATGGATATTGCCCGTTTCGCGGACACGCACGGCTACCAGATGGACCGCGCGCGGGCGATGTGGCCGTGGCGCGACTGGGTCATCCAGGCATTCAACAGGAACATGCCCTACGACCAGTTTGTCACCGAGCAGCTTGCAGGCGATCTGCTGCCTTCACCGACAAAGTCGCAGCGTCTCGCCACGGCTTTCAATCGCCTTCACAACCAGAATGAGGAGGGTGGGATTGTCGATGAGGAGTACCGGCAGGCCTATGTTGCGGATCGGGTTGTCACATTCGGCACGGCATTTCTCGGACTGACGCTCGATTGCGCGCGCTGTCACGATCACAAGTTTGATCCGATCACCCAGAAGGACTTTTATTCGCTCGCTGCCTTCTTTCAGAACATCGACGAGGCGGGACAGATCAGCTACAAGGGTTTCGCCGACTCGATGCCGGTGCCCACGCTGCTGCTCACCACTGATGAGCAGGATCGACAGCTTGAGGAACTGCGGCGGAAAACCGAAGCCGCGGAGCGCAGGCTTCGGGAAATCGGGCGGAACGCGAACGCCGATTTCCTCGAATGGCTGTCGCATCAGGGCGGATTGCCCGACCGACTTCCCGGGCTTGTCGCCAGCTTCTCCTTTGACGAGCTGATCGAGGGAAGGACGACGAATGCGGTTGATGAAGGCCATCCGGGAATTGCCGTCGAGGCTCCGGGAATGGTCGCCGACCGCGGCGGCCGGGTCGTCGAATTCAGCGGGGAAAACGGATTTAGGTTTCCGCAGGTCGCCCAGTTTCACCGCACGGATGCCTTCACGCTGGCCGTCTGGGTGCATGCGCCATCTGCGTCATATTCCCCGCGTGCGGTGATCCTGCACCGATCCAAGGCATCGACGGACGCGGGCAGCCGTGGTTATGAAATCTTGCTCGAGAATGGGCATGTTTCGTTCGGTCTGCACTACCTGTGGCCAGGAGCATCCATCAAGGTCATCACGCGTGCACCCATTGGTCGCGGAACCTGGACCCATGTTGCCGTGACCTACGACGGATCGAGCCGTGCCGGAGGAGTTGGAATCCACATCAATGGTGAACGCGCAGTCGCCGACACTGTGCGCGACGGATTGTTCAAGGACATCACCTACGAGAAGTCTGAGCCAGACCTGGCCGTTGGGTTCCGGTTTCGCGACAGTGGGTTCACCGGTGGAAAGATCGACGACTTGCGCGTCTTCAACCGGGAGCTGACAACGCTGGAAATCGAGTCACTCGCCGGGAAGGGTGGCCTGCAGGATGCCTGGAGGACCCGTGCCGAAGCCTTGACTGAGGCGCAGCGAAAGGGTTTGCGGGAGTACTTCCTGAGCGCAGTCCATCCACCATCGCTGGAAGCTAAAGCGGAATTGAAGCGCCTGAGAGACGAGCAGAATCGCATCGTGCAATCGGTGTCGGAGGTGATGGTCATGCAGGAGATGCCCGGTCCTCGGAAGGCTCATGTGCTTGTGCGTGGCGCCTACGATTCGCCCGGGGAGGAGGTCGGCGCCGGAACCCCGGCATCCCTGCCGGCGATGGCGCCGGAGCTTCCAAGGAATCGCCTTGGGCTGGCGCGATGGCTGACAAGCCCGAGCAATCCCCTGATGGCCCGGGTGACGGTCAATCGCATCTGGCAGATGATGTTTGGACACGGGCTGGTGGAAACGAGCGACAACTTTGGCCTGCAGGGTGCACAGCCGACCCATCCGGAGCTGCTCGACTGGCTCGCAAACGATTTCATTGCGAGCGGTTGGAATATCAAACGGGCCATCCGACAGATCGCGGTTTCAGCGACCTATCGCCAGGGCTCGATTGGATCCCCGGAAAGCATGGCCCGTGATCCGCAGAATCACCTCCTCGCGCGCG of the Opitutaceae bacterium genome contains:
- a CDS encoding DUF1553 domain-containing protein, with amino-acid sequence MCLRSRIAEFSLRPVLRSAGLTGRLPWVVCLLLSAACVCKAQRRIDFRWDVLPILSDACFRCHGPDEPKREAKLRLDTRDGIFRTHEGVTVVQPGRPGGSALIQRVKSRDPEKVMPPRNAVRQLTSLEIATLERWVADGAPWSGHWAFAPIEKPSPPVRSGRNMTPMDSFVIDRLMREKWALSPEADRERLLRRVSLDITGLPPTPAERAAFLADESTDAYERVVDRLLASPRYGERMAAEWMDIARFADTHGYQMDRARAMWPWRDWVIQAFNRNMPYDQFVTEQLAGDLLPSPTKSQRLATAFNRLHNQNEEGGIVDEEYRQAYVADRVVTFGTAFLGLTLDCARCHDHKFDPITQKDFYSLAAFFQNIDEAGQISYKGFADSMPVPTLLLTTDEQDRQLEELRRKTEAAERRLREIGRNANADFLEWLSHQGGLPDRLPGLVASFSFDELIEGRTTNAVDEGHPGIAVEAPGMVADRGGRVVEFSGENGFRFPQVAQFHRTDAFTLAVWVHAPSASYSPRAVILHRSKASTDAGSRGYEILLENGHVSFGLHYLWPGASIKVITRAPIGRGTWTHVAVTYDGSSRAGGVGIHINGERAVADTVRDGLFKDITYEKSEPDLAVGFRFRDSGFTGGKIDDLRVFNRELTTLEIESLAGKGGLQDAWRTRAEALTEAQRKGLREYFLSAVHPPSLEAKAELKRLRDEQNRIVQSVSEVMVMQEMPGPRKAHVLVRGAYDSPGEEVGAGTPASLPAMAPELPRNRLGLARWLTSPSNPLMARVTVNRIWQMMFGHGLVETSDNFGLQGAQPTHPELLDWLANDFIASGWNIKRAIRQIAVSATYRQGSIGSPESMARDPQNHLLARGPSRRLSAEMLRDQALALSGLLIERLGGPSVKPYQPPGLWEEITADKAAYNQGTGEDLHRRSLYTFWKRTVPPPAMILFDAAERNVCTVRRQTTSTPLQALVLLNDVQWVEAARFIGERMLTEGGEDPKSQLAWVFALVTGRHPDERESAVLRKMHDEQIELFADEPAAVDRLNAMGESKGNPALPASRRAAATVVALALLSFDETVHCR